The Gossypium arboreum isolate Shixiya-1 chromosome 4, ASM2569848v2, whole genome shotgun sequence DNA segment GGACCAATCTGTATAACAAATGCCAACCTCAAGGACCAATATGATAAAAAAAGGTTTAGGGTCCAATGTGAGAAAATTTGTCAAGTTCTAGGGCCAATCTATATATTAAgccaagaaaaaaaattattacaattaattaaattaattgtttgtttTTCATTTAGGGTAAAGAAGTGATGAAAGAAATTTGAGTTTTGTTTGGCATGgaagataaaattaattaatttaatatttgcaatgatttttctttacttttaccTTAGTATGAAATATTCAAGATCATATAATCAAAAGAAATGTGGGCTTCGTAAACAATTATTAAAGATGGGTTATttgagtttattttaatttagaaatataaaataacattttaaattttgaaaggaggttaaattaattaaattaattaattttaatattatactaaCAAATATGTTGATACTATCAAGGGATAAAATTTTGTCAAcagtttatttaattaattttgatgttttgaaattttaaattttaatattgaaaaaGTAGAGCTTTTGACAATGTAGTAAACAAgtaaaatttcacaattttttaatacattattttagtttctactgCTTTATTACTTCAATCCTTAATGTGCTTTTACCTCAATCAATAgttaaaaaaatctattttttgggtgaccaaaataaaagtTACCTAAAGTTAGGTAACTAAAATGAAAGTGTAAACATGATGTAACATGCACAATTAAGCGTTGTTAGAGATTTAACGCCTAAGTGATGAAAATGAAAGCGTCCTAAAAGTTGGGTGACCAACTAGGTAGTTTACCTACTAATTAATTAGGTGTTTTGAAATTTCTATTAGGTGCAAATGAGTTTGAGACACGAGTTCAAGGATCATTGGAAGCAAAGTAAGGAGTTAAAACCGAGCCAAATGTGAAATAAGAGAAAAAAGGTATGTGGGCTGTGGCTTGGAGAGCTAGGGTTGCGACCTATTTGAGGGAAGCAAATTTAGTGCCGCAGTTTGAGAATGCATTTTCCCAACGATAGTGTTCACTTGTGTAACAATTTTGGCCACCATAACTCTAAAATGCAAGGATATTTTCATCCCTTTTCAAGACTTTTATCTCAAAAAAGTGTTATAGACCTAATCTAGGGATGGGTTTGGATGGGTAATTGGGTGCAGTGCGGTGTGGTACAATATGATACGTTTAGCTTATTTTTTTATCTCACGCTACAGTAACGTTACAATATCAAATCTCATCTCCATTGTTGTTTTTACACTAACTGCAAGTAAACGCACTGTCCATCCAGACCCACCCTAAATCAATTAAACTTTATAAATAAGACCTTTTAGTAGAGTGTTAGGACTTTTGGTAGAATTTTTAGCTTATTGCAACTTTTACTATTTTATGTTCTTCTTGTTCATGGATCACTAAACCTCTTTTTCTAGTAAAAGGAATTTCGAAGTTTGACTCTTATAGTTTGTTAGATCTAATTACTCTTCatcttttctttattctttagTATTTGcatgtgttttattttaattaaaaatattcaagTTTCTTTGAATGTAGAGGTCATATTCGATATCTTAgaatatttattttgttagttAGAATAGTTAAATTTGTAATTGTTTAATTAATTCTAATGCTTGTGACAAACAACATAATTAGATATAAATAACATATGTGATATATGTTGTGTTGACGTGCGTTCTAATCAAATAAACCTCATTCGTGTATGTTTGTTGGTTATAATTAAGTCTCTCTCATTCTTAATGAAATCGGTAAGCTAAATCCTAGGCACGGGGTTAAAGGGTTGTTTATTGATAAGGGAAATAATTTAAACAAGCTTCTTCTTGGTTAGTGACAAGGTAATGAAAGATTGGTTGCTAGGCACGATATCGACaactataattaatttattaagaaCTTCATCTCATTGAATGAACCAAACATCTCATAACATTTCACCAcaactataataaaaaaatataatttatttaaagaaaAACTACACTTTTTAAATCCACttcaaaatacaatttttttaaaactacACTCGATATCTttgaattattaataaatttatgttttggtcactttaatttttaaaaaagttacaaaaatgatCATTGAATTGTTTGAAAAATTTTCACTTAAGTCATTGGGTTATTAAGTTCTTCTTTTTTAAAGTCCAGGTAACGAGCTCCAAATGACGACTTGATAATTAGTATTCATCGATAAGTAGAAAATATACCTTTCATCCaaaatcaaaggaaaaaaaaacataGTTGAATAAGTTAAAACATGTGTAGTATTATGCCACGTGGGAAAGTCAAAagtggagagagagagagagagagaaagacaAAAGTAAACGGAGGATTCGAAGAAAAGAAGACGAGGAATAAGTCAGAAGGCTTTTGATTGACTAAGAACAAACCAACAGCATGGAAATTCTTGTAATTGGAGACTTAAATCTTATTAATATCAATGGTGGGATGAGAGCTTTGATTCaacaactaaaaaaaaaaaaaaatggattcAAAGGAAATCCTTTcaatcttttctttccttttactCTTTCTTCAATCACACGCTCGACCTGCGGGGGATTCTTCCCcggtatttttttttttactcttttaTTGTTATTAACTTTTTAATTTTCAGAACCAAAAAGAAGAAGTAATTTTTTTCCTGGGTTTTAGTCTTCCAGGCTATCGTCACCGGCGCCGGCTCCTGGGCCTAGTAACCACGGGTGTTGGCTTTCGTCAACGAGTTGTCATAACGAAAGCTTAAGGGCGTGCCTTGATCCTGCGTCAATTGGTATGCTTAACGTAGCATACTTCTCCAAAGACTTTACTGCTTTAATTTTCTTCTGGGtctttggtttttattttattgttcaaAGGGTGTTTGGGATGGAAACAATTCAATATTTGGTACTCGAActtgatatttttttaatttagtgcTTAATTTTTTgtctaatttggtacctaaacttgaCACTTTTTCTTAAGTTAGTACTTAAACTTTATTTAGGTCCAATTTAGTACCTGAACTTGACTCTTTTTCCTAATTTGATACCTAATTTTTTTGTTCGATTTGGTACTAGTCAaatgttttacaaattattctaaTATACTACCAATGTTATTTTTTATAAGGTAGCAAAAATAATTAATGTATAACCGACATGTGACAAATGATATgattatatttatatgtttaattacttttagttttaattaattaattaattgttttattcattgaaaataatgaatttattttaatttgagatttaaaaatatttttacttatttaatattaattcattaaatatAGCTCAATTCCTAGTCTTTTAACATGAATTTCCTTCAATATTGACAATATTTTTGTAGCATAAAAAATTTAACATTGTTAGTGTCTTGTGTAATttatataacatttaataaatttaggtactaaattgaacttaaaaaaattaggtaccaaattaagaaaaataatgtCAAGTTCAGATATTAAATTGGGTCAAAAATTTAAATAACACATTAATAAAAAGTGTCAAGTTCAAATATCGAATATTATATTAagttaaattgaaataataaattttacattaagtaattgataataaaaaaaagtgAATGTATAGATTATTAGCATTATCATACTGAATAGAAGAAAATTTGAAAGTAGAAATGTTATAAAATTGCATGTAGGTTCAAAGAAAGTACTAGTATTGGTGATGAACGAAGGAGAGAGAAACCTAACCGTAAGTGTGAGTATGTCACCTGACAAGACCAAGAAGGTGGAAGTGCTCCCTCACCTAACCCAAAAGGTTTAATTTCACCCTTCTCTATTTGTTTTTTTAGCTGTTACCTATTAAATGAATTTTTCGAATTTTGATTTgggttaaatttaaaaattattaatacatTAGGGTTTgaagttttttatttaatttagtgctAATAATTTTCACGTTTGGGACATGAACTCTTTTTTAGTCCAAGTTAGTTTTTAAACTTGATGTGGTGGTGctacttttctttaatttttgatGTCATAGGTTGAAATCACAGCAAAAGTTGGTGGAAATTCAACCATACAAATAGATGCTGGAGAATTGAGTTGTGCAATTCAGATAGGAGCAGCAGCATCAAGTTACGGCATATTCAATTATATCCCTTTCCCCAGGCATATAAGCCCCATCTACTTACTGATTCTAACAGGTCTGATCATCGGCAGTACGTACGCCTTCTACAAGCGAAGCAAAAGGGATGATGGAATCGCATACCAGCAGCTTGAAATGGGGCAACCTGCCTCGTCTTCACCTAACAATGTCGATGTAGAAACAGCTCAA contains these protein-coding regions:
- the LOC108459493 gene encoding uncharacterized protein LOC108459493 encodes the protein MDSKEILSIFSFLLLFLQSHARPAGDSSPSSRLSSPAPAPGPSNHGCWLSSTSCHNESLRACLDPASIGSKKVLVLVMNEGERNLTVSVSMSPDKTKKVEVLPHLTQKVEITAKVGGNSTIQIDAGELSCAIQIGAAASSYGIFNYIPFPRHISPIYLLILTGLIIGSTYAFYKRSKRDDGIAYQQLEMGQPASSSPNNVDVETAQGWEQDWEGEWREVKSKLASANGLSSRSAKRDDD